The Centroberyx gerrardi isolate f3 chromosome 8, fCenGer3.hap1.cur.20231027, whole genome shotgun sequence genomic sequence GCAATTTTTACTTAAAACTCGCTGATGTGTTTCAGCTCAAATGAACCTCGGTCAGGGTCACTTTTAACTTTTGCTGCCACAACAGAGTCCCTTAGACCTAGACCTAGTCTTTGGCTTTTAAtacctgatttaaaaaaaatctttattgcACATTAAGATATGATTCAGTGAGCTACTTACTGAGGGGGTCATCCTTGCTCTTGGTTCCACTGACTCTTCCATTCTTATCAATCCTCAGGAAAAACTTATGGAAAGAGAACAGCTTCCTCCTCCGTATGTCCCCTTGTAGATGAGTGTAGCTACGCACATGCCTGCCCTGTGGCCCCCCAGTCCGGCCCGGGGGACCCCCAGTGGCCCCGGGCCTAACCACAACCTCAGTCTCAGAAACGTTCAGTGGGGACCTGAGCGCTCGTGGGATGGCgagcctcagtctgtctctgcgGGGCTGTTGGCAGACCGCCCCAggcagggagaaggagaaaaccACCAGGGCCAGCAGGAGAGGCAAAGACAGGGAGGAAAGCAGTGTTGATGACCTTAGTCTGGAGCCGGTCCCAGAGCCAGAGTGAGCCCCTAACCCAGCCCCGGTGCAGGACGAGGCAGAGGCAGCCTTACTCCCTCCAGCAGCCCATCTGATCATGGTAGTGTGCTGTGTGGAGGACTAGAGGCAGCCTCAGAGCCTGGGACATGCTGCTGGGGGCGAGGGGAGGCTGGGAGGGCAGGGAGGGGAGCCCTCCAGGGTCCGGGCTGGGGCGAGATATTCCCCCTGCGCAGCGCAATTGATGTGCCACCTGTATGAAATCCTTAGATTTCCTCTCGGCTTATTTTTGATAGCGCAGTTACTGTTCAGCAAGTCACTGTTCCAACTGCTATTCAGTTGATTCTCTGTTCCACTGCTTTAAAGTTGTAAATCTAGTCTGCGGTCCACTAAGTCTTTCTTGGAAAAAAGATCAATCTGCATGAACAAAGATTAGgcaaaaaaataacagcaattactatgtgtgtgtattccggCATCAAACCTGATTTTCCACTTTCCTAATTCTTCCTAAAttgtttgtgaaatgtttactttctttcttGGCTGCTCCAGTGTGGCCCTTGTA encodes the following:
- the fgf10b gene encoding fibroblast growth factor 10b; its protein translation is MIRWAAGGSKAASASSCTGAGLGAHSGSGTGSRLRSSTLLSSLSLPLLLALVVFSFSLPGAVCQQPRRDRLRLAIPRALRSPLNVSETEVVVRPGATGGPPGRTGGPQGRHVRSYTHLQGDIRRRKLFSFHKFFLRIDKNGRVSGTKSKDDPLSILEITSVDVGVVAIKALNSNYYLAISRKGELYGAREFGIDCTLKERIEENGYNTYASAEWRNKKRQMFVGLNVHGRPLRGRKTRRNNTSTHFLPIMV